One window from the genome of Cryptomeria japonica chromosome 6, Sugi_1.0, whole genome shotgun sequence encodes:
- the LOC131069979 gene encoding transcription factor KUA1, whose product MAKELLSRKCSHCRHNGHNSRTCCRVVKLFGVKLTAMDGDIQMRKSVSTGDLIQYPGFSSIQTDSGAAGDEGYLSDGLLHTSSKSRDRKKGVPWSEEEHRLFLAGLEKLGKGDWRGISRNFVTTRTPTQVASHAQKYFLRQSSLPRRKRRSSLFDMCPQTQNITSFSMKEDSLENPQESSPNLSGDLDLSAEVVPNLSLCISAEKNGENIAESQPQLLLPLWPELKQSSNGSLNSTEMEDVGEQTELSLSIAPPSGNTKFVQYYFGREQNFPRNFMANAATIRVV is encoded by the exons ATGGCAAAGGAGCTGTTAAGTAGGAAGTGTTCTCATTGTAGGCATAATGGGCACAACTCTAGAACATGTTGTAGAGTAGTTAAATTGTTTGGAGTAAAGCTCACTGCAATGGATGGGGACATACAAATGAGAAAGAGTGTTAGTACAGGGGACCTCATTCAATACCCTGGTTTTAGCAGCATACAGACAGACTCTGGAGCAGCTGGAGATGAAGGGTATTTGTCTGATGGATTGCTTCATACTTCAAGCAAATCCCGTGACAGAAAGAAAG GGGTGCCATGGAGTGAAGAAGAGCACAGACTCTTTTTGGCTGGACTGGAAAAGCTTGGGAAGGGTGATTGGAGAGGGATATCCAGAAATTTTGTTACAACCAGAACTCCTACACAAGTGGCCAGCCATGCCCAGAAATATTTTCTCAGACAAAGCAGTCTGCCCAGAAGAAAACGTCGATCTAGTCTCTTTGACATGTGCCCACAAACTCAAAAT ATTACAAGCTTCTCCATGAAAGAAGATTCACTGGAAAACCCACAAGAATCTTCCCCAAATTTATCTGGGGATTTAGATTTATCAGCAGAGGTGGTTCCAAATTTATCTCTGTGCATATCTGCAGAGAAGAATGGAGAAAACATAGCTGAATCTCAGCCACAGTTATTGTTGCCATTATGGCCAGAACTAAAACAGAGCAGCAATGGTAGCCTGAATTCCACAGAAATGGAAGATGTTGGAGAACAGACAGAGTTAAGCCTAAGCATTGCGCCTCCTTCCGGGAACACAAAATTTGTGCAATATTATTTTGGGAGAGAACAAAATTTTCCCAGGAATTTCATGGCCAATGCTGCTACTATCAGAGTGGTGTAA